Genomic segment of Melospiza melodia melodia isolate bMelMel2 chromosome 13, bMelMel2.pri, whole genome shotgun sequence:
CATCCACGTGGGTGCACACATGGGCATCCATAACTACTGACCATGAGACTTTATGTATAAGCTTCCTGAGACTTCAAAAAGTATTTTTAGGATACAGCAAATGGAAGGGAGAATACCCCACTAGATCACCAGTCTGATGGTTTTTGATGAATAAATACCTAATTTGTCCAGGAACAATAAGCTTGGCTTGGTGTGCAGTCAAATTGGTTTTATGTACTATATTTGGCAGCTTTTTATTATTTTGCAAATACATCAGTATCTGCTTTGTGATTTGGTAGTGAGACTAATTAGAACAATACAGTAAAATTCCATTATAGCTCCTCAGTAAGGTTCACTGtaatcttaaaataaaaaaattaaaatccatcCAACTTCACCACTCTATGGTTGGTTAGTATATCATCCCAGTGGGTGTTTTCCTTCAAAAACAAGCCCAAAGAGTACCTTCTGAATGCTCTGAGGCAAGATAGCAAGAGCACTCATTGGCAGCTGGAATACAGAACTTCTCCCCATTTTAAAAATCCCTCTTATTCCAAGTAGATTTCACTACAGGCAAGTCTACTGCAGAGCTCAGAAGAACAGTACACCCAtaaaaagcaaagtgtgcaacAATTTCACTGGCAAGGCCTTGCTGCCCTCTACTCACCACcgaaaatacaataaaaatgcCTCTGATCAGTCCCATTATTGCCCAAAGGGAACAATTCCAATCTTAGCATGTACACAGATGGATGATTATTGATCATGGCAAAACCCGAGTCAAAAGGTGAAAGGCCACAAAGCTTCAGCACCTACCACATATCAGCCTTTAGCAGCAGAGAGCAGAAGAATTGGAGACTTACATGGTAACTTACATGGCGGTGGGGATAAGCCACTACGATTTAAAGTGCCACCCATTAAAACAAAGTTCATCTCCTCTCCAGAACACTGGAATACTTCCACATAACGGTCCTTCATCATTTTTTTGTGACATTTTTGAGCCACCATAAAGGCTTTGTCAGCAGATTTCATTTGGATAAAAGCATCGCCTGACGGTCGTCCCTAGGGGAGGCGGGGAAGTAATTGTAGGTCAGTCTGTTATGAAATCACCCAGATCACAAGAAATGCAGAAAGGACTAAGATCAAACATCTCCTGAAAGCCTGTATCCTTATTCCTTTTCTGGCACAAATGACTCACAACTCAACAATTCTATTTAGGAGCAGAAAAATCAAGACTCATGCAACAAGTGCCCAGTTAACACAATGCTGCTTCAGTCCTCTGCAGAAAGAAACAGAATCATGTAGCACGGAAAAAAATGTGGAGGTCTCTCATCCAAAAGCTGTTCAAAGCAGGACTAACTTTCAATTTACGTCAGGCCACTCATGGCCTTCTCCACTTGAAATCTGAGCATCTCCAGGGGTGAAGGTTCCATATCACCTCTGGGAATCTGTTCAGGTGCTTAGCTAATTTCTCattgtgattttattttttcccttttccatcaACTGGAATGGGAGTTTTTGGATGTAGTTTATTCACATTGTCTCTTATTCTTTTGCTGTGAAGCTCTAGGAAGAGCCTGGCTTTGCCTTCCCTACAACTGCTTTCAAGGTAATAGTACAACAGCATAAAGTTCCAGATCCTTTCGTAAAGTCCATAGCTGCATTGGAAGTTGATTTCCAGGCCTGATTTTCTGCAATCTGACAGATACCTGTCTGtataaaatacaaaaaactttCTTAACCAAaaaaatatacacacacaaaagAAACTCCTAAACAAATATAGTAGATCAGTCATTTGTTTTCTTTAATACCTCAGTATTTCTCTCATTAAGAGCTTACTTTTAACACAAGACAGCAGGGAAAATATATCTCTATGATCACATCATTAAAATACACCCAAACCACAATTTTTAATTATCAACTCTCTTTAAAACCTGAGCAACTGCTCATCAAATTAGAAAAAGCTCATTTTGACACAAAGAGCACTCAACGCAGCAGGAACCCTGAAGTTGACAGAGCAGCTATGCCATCTAAAGGAGAGATTTTTGTAATGTATCTCCAGCTTCTGGCTGAAAACAACCTCCAGGATAAGGTTATCATTCAAAGAACAAGCTTCATCTTTCCCAGGCTGATGCATATATACatacagagagagaaaagcaAGGGTGTAtgtaaaaggggaagagaaatgAGGCAAAGACAGATGAAGAGAACATTACATTTTCCCAAGGCTGGAGAAGACTAAAGCCAAGATCAGGTAAGCTGCCCTGACTCCTAACCTGTTCAGTCAATGCAAAGTTACTCCTCCCATGCAAAATGCCTTACCTGCTGATTAAGGACCATGTGAACTCCATGGGGCTTGATATCCCCCGTGGCATCTCCCATAAATTCCAAGATGTCATCAATGCCAGCAGTGTAGGGAAGGCCCCTGAGCCGCACGCAGTCGCGGACGCTGCCCGTGGCGATGGTGTACGGAGGGGGGATGActgggatgatgggagttggaagGGTTGGAATAAGAGGTGTTGACATGTATCTATTGAGTACCTGTTGGCAGAAAACCCACAGCAATGCAGATTTACAATCATCTGTCTGAGCACAGGGCAGTTCTCACAATACTATTTCCAACAAACCCTTCTTATACTAAGTCACTGCAGTTACTTTTCTGTTGGGCATTTGAAAGTTTTAAACTCAGAAAAGGAGAGAGGAAGGCTAACAAATTCAATTTGCCAGACCCCAATGACAGACTTTTCTCATGTCAATATAAAAAAGTTAAAAGTCTATTACTGTTTATGGCATCTCAAAAAGGAACATCTGAAATCACATCTGTGCTAATAAACCAGTATTGCCACACACAGTTCTTAGTTAAATCAGGGTAAATTAAAACCAATCATTTTAAAAGGACTGAGACCTGAAATAGCCAGTAAGTGAAAGtactaattttaatttattttaaaaactgaTTGGTTAAGTGAGAGTGCTTATTTGTTTAACCCCAGTGCTCATCTCCAAGTACAgattttctgaggaaaaaataaaagttaaaGATAAGAATATAGGAGACTTTGATCTCAACATTTTCTCTTGACTCATTTCCAAATGACAAAGGGATCATACAAAACATGTAGGGGCTTACTGCTGAAAACCATTTTTACTGATGATTATCACAAATAAACACATTCTGCCAAAAGAGCTACTAAAAGCAGGTCACAAAGCTTTAGTTTTGTTAAAAGTTATTTGGCTTAGGGAGTTGGTTTCAACAATGTCCTTGTAATGCATTTCAGGACAGAAGTTTCTCTTAGTTGTGTGGAGAATATTGCAATTACTTTGTATTACACTAAATAGATGAGAGCTGGCTTTGATTCTTGTAATTACTCAAACAAGTAGCCCataatttcctaagaaataatCTCTTGCCCAGGCAGCAAAAAAGTTTGGGTGTCATCCTAGACAGCTGTCATAGAGGAAGAAGCAATGAATATAAGCTATATCCAGGTCTCCCTAAAAAAAGTGGAAGCAGAGACTTGGTTGCTGTGACAGAGTGATTTTGTTCCTTAGAGGATTTTGCTTCCTTCTCCCTCAGGAGGGAAGTTATGGGGGACAGGGAAATGCCACGTCCCAATCCTCACAGCCCACAGATTCTTTGCTGTTGTAATATCCATATCACAGTAGTGGCAATGATCTACAAGTGTGGATATCCTTTCCCTTGCCCCATCCCTTCTACAGAAAGATTTCTCCTGTCACATAAATTGCACAGTAACTGTATTACACTTTTATAGCCAGTGGTTATGCAAACACCTGACCAAACCTAATACTGGTTCCCCCTGGAGCCACCAGTCTAGAAGTATTCTGTGTCAGGAAGAAAAATACTATATGTGATATTTTTCATAGGGACAAGCTGCTGGTGACAAAATATAATGGTTTTACCAGTTTAAGAAGGTAATGATAGGAACTGGTGAAGGACAGGGGAAAAAGGAAATATATcacctcagggaaaaaaaaaaaatcacttccttTCACCAAAAAAACCAGATATATCCTCTTAATTCTTAGTTTCCAAGAAAGCAGTTGCTCATTTCATGCATCCAGATTTGGATTTAATATTAGAAATTCTGTACATGGAGACTAGCATTTAAAGACTGCAGATTCTCAAGAAGTATTACTACAACACTATCAATCTACTATATTTTTAGAATTATTTTTGTGATTTCAGTCAGcctttaaggaaaagaaaaacatgatTTTCACTTTATAGCCTGAAGGAAGGTAAAAATTAAACCACCCAAGCAGTGgcagcttaaaaaaaaccccaaaaccaacaccCCCTCCCCGATCAAAGCAAAACCAATGCTGCACAATTTTCCATGCCCATTAGGAAATATGTATTGACCTTTCTTAACATTTTTCATATAATAAATGTTCATGATTCTCTACAACATATTTGTGTGTAAGCATTAGAAGAAATGTTTCAACTGTTCTGTTTTGAATCTCACAATCAATAGTTACAACCTGTTGGACCTCTGCCGCTGTGCTCCTGAAGAGTTCAATGTAACGTTTTCCAAGTATTTCTTTGTGCTTTTTAAGTGCATTCTGTGCATATTCTTCACAGGAAAACAACACAAATGCATCTCCTGTGGGCCTGCCATCTGGGTACTTGACAAAGAGAAGTCCCTCTTTCCCTCCTGTGACTGGGCACTCCGGCCCCAGGAAGCCCAAGACATCTTCCTGGGTAGCAGTGAATGGAAGGCCTCTCATCCTGATGATAACTTGATTCTCCTTGGACAAGAACTGGGCCACTTCATTGGAGGTGCCTGGCAGAGAGATAACAGCACGTGGTCAGCTAAGAACCTGTGGTCAGGGCTGGGCACCCAGTTCCAGGGGATTCAGCAGCAGCGGGGAAGCACTAAGGAATACAGTAGGTAAGCAGCCAGCAACAAAACCAGACAAGACCCAAAACACTACTAACTCTCAGCAATCTGTTTTGAGGGGAAAACCTCTTCATCTGCAAGTGCttcatattttaataaaattggAGCAAAGATAAGATCAGTGTGAATTAATACAAGATACATGGATGCTTCCACTGCAAAGGCTGGTCTTCCTCCAAGAAGGAGGAAAGTCTGTGAACATCACAGCTCAAATGCTCATAGCTCAGTTTCAACAACTTGACAGGGTCAAACATTCTTGGAAGACAAAACAGGAAAAGCTACTTCATTATCCATTTGCATCCTCagtcaaggaaagaaaaaagaacttGAACAACATTCCTACGAACTGAAGTAATCACACTGAACTTCAGCATCACTTACCTCCTGCAATTTTTAAGAATTCTTCTCCAGTTGCTTTGTAAACCTtgaaagaaagaacaaaaaaaaaccacatgaaAATCACAATGTTCAGTTTTAAATGACACATATACTTTCAAGAGAATTGTGTTTTGGTACTTTGAGGAAAACAGAAGTGCAGTTTGGTTTTAAATGAGCACGTAGCTTAAAATATTCAGGTTTCTCtccaaagatttgtttcaagTTACAGCTTTTTACCTCAATGTATCTGCTACCCATGTGATGCTTGTGCCTTTCCAGGGCAAGGTCTCTCTGCTCAGAATTGACAAACCGAACCAAAGCCTCCCCATTTCTTCTTCCTTGGGAATTCAGGCAAAGAGCCACACCACCTCTGGAAGGTAAAGTCAACAAATATAAGTTTAGTCTGAAtctttaatatatttaataaacaACTGTGTAAGAATAGTAAAGGAATCAGACTTAAACATGAAGATTACAGATGTAAAAAGAAATTGCTACTATCCAAAATTTAATTTTTGTTGTAACAGAATTATACTTTAAAATCTGTTTAATTGAGCTCGTGGATCTCATGTTGTTCATCATTTTCTCAACTCCCATAAAGTTGCAAATTTGTCCCTCCTATTATCTCAGATGTACATTTGAAATTCCTCAtctctctaaattaaaaaaatatattttttcagtgTTGGAGATCTGGAATATATATTAAGTGACAGGTATGATAAATAACCTCACTCTCttcatatatatgtatacacataaATCTATACATAGGTATATACATGAATCATATGAAAATTTATTCCAAACAGTACTTAGAAGTTTCTGAATGTGGCCTGTTTAAGAGGTATAGAAGAATAATAAGTTGGCACAAAATTAAAGCTTTTTTCATGCCTTGGCCTCTGCTTTGATTAATGCAGTAGGAGTTTCTCCCTTTTGATACTAGCAATAAATGAATGTATATTGGCTTTCCATTGATAAGTCTCTTTTCTTCTTCACACATTTCTAAACTTTCTCTTGCACACTCTAAGGCTGATAAACCTGTTCAGCTGTCATGGCCACAGCATGGGAAGGGGTCAAGTGGGGAAAGACTGAAGGACTCCAGTGGGGAGAGTGGGGGATGTATGTAAAAGAAATATTAAAGGGACTTGGTTTTAAAGGCAAAGTGATAAAGTGATAAAGCAAGGTTAATTTTCCTTATCTTACTTGGCAATGTTGAGTCCTTTGAAAAATCGAGCGATGTCCTGGTCTGAAGACTGCCATGGCAAACCTCTGGCACGTATTACTGTCTCACTGTCCACAGTTTCAGACTTACTGctgcacagaaagaaaaaagaagacaaacTAAGCTTTCATCCAGGTTTTCCAATATTTTACCAAACTTCAGATTGCAACTAACTGAATTGTAAATTTGGAGCATATTTTCTGTTGAGACTCTCCTATCTCCATTATTcctttcaataaagaaatggaagATAACTTGGATAATTCCTTTATATCTACAACACTGTAGATGCACAATGTTGTCACCACATTGCAGTTCCTTAAACAAAAAAATAGGAAAACTGCCTCAATGCAAAGTAATGAGGAACTGAATTGATTTTATTTGAAAGATCTAGCAATCCAAGCAACACAAATGACTTATGCCTAAAATATTTCAGTCTGGACACTGAAATGCATTTGTAAAGAATGAGCCATCCTGTCCCTTCATGCCTGAACCCAACACCCAATTCAGCATGTAAAAGCACTTTGGGAAGCACCACGCAGCTCAGCTCATGCAGGGTGCACTGGCCATCAGCCCTGTTGACTTAGGGAAAGTTCACAAATATTTCTTCACCCTGGGTAAGATAAAACAGCCTCGCTGCCATGCAAAACAGAGGCAAGAGAACAAAGAGCATTTAACTTGCAGTGACTTTAAAGAGGTGGACTAAAGTGCAGCATTCAGCATGCCAGCCACAGTCTGGCTGCACTGCAGTGACTGCTGAGTACACTGGGCtgttctcaggagccagcctgctTTCACATGACCATGGGGAAATATTCACAAGCTTTCCTTGCCGTACACAAGACTCATCTTTGTTTGTAAACAACCGTGACAAGGGCACTTACCAAGGACCTGTTTCATACTTGTGTTTCACAGTTTCAGGCTCAGTAAATATGTGATCTGTGACAAAACAAGAAGTTTAAATATAACCAGAGTCAGAGATTACTTAAGAATGACAGCATCACTGCCAATTCTTTCAGAAAAGAAGGATTTCAGCATTCAGTATAAATAGTTAACTTACTACAACCTTCTGAAAGCATGCTGAAAATGATAGCCACCATGGTCTTCACTTGCCACACGCCAAAGTCCTCCTCTGCTTCATCTGTCCCTAAGCCTAGATCTAAACAGGTGATTATAGAAAATAACAGACTTGCACAATCCTTTGTAAACAAGTCATAAGGCTTTCCTGAAATTAGCACAGAACTAATAATCAAATGTACTGGTCTTAGCAGGGACATGTGGCTATTAGACATGTTACTCTGCTCATAAACTGGTTTATATTCACTGCAACAGACCACAGTTTGAAAACTATTGAGAGCTTACATAATCTCAGTGTTAATAGTccaaaaaaggaaaagctgaCTAAGTTCCTATCACTTTAAACATAACTGAACTTCAATCCCATTCAGATGGGCCCCAACAATCTCTCTAATTTGAACTAAGATATAGAGTATTGTTTGGGTCttgtttttgctttattttcaacTCATTTTAGTCAGGATCATGCAAGATAACTATTATCTGCAAACAGTGGAAACCTGCAGGCCAGCGGGTGCTGAAAAAGCCCACTGACAGCTCAGCTTTTCCTTTAAGATCAAGCACCAATGCAGGAGATGCTTTTCTTTGGCAGATTTACTAAATATGGTTTAGAAATCAATTAGATTCaatttggggggagggggggaaatgCAAGCAGAGCCACTCCCCTGACACACACTTAAGTAGACACTCCTTTCACTTTCCCTGTGAGTTTATAAAACCCACATTTAGTTTTATTCTTCTAAACTTTGTAATAATCACAGAGATAAAACTCAAGGAACTGAACTGCTTGTGGGATATAAGCTGCAGCAAAAGGATACATTCTGCCATGGTCTTGATAGTCTGGTCTTTCACGGCGGCTGAACTAGGGTAGCAAGTGTGGAATTCTTTGCGCAGATCATAAAAGGAATAGAAGCAGTCTGACAACAAGAAGTTCTACAAGGAAGGCAAAAATACTTGGTTTATACATGCTAATCCTTTAAATTTCAAGTAATACTTTTGAACTGAATGAGGCACTCTCAGAAATTACGTAGTTCCACATCACCAGCTTGTAGGTGATGGAGCAGTTTGGTTCCTTTGTAACACAGTTCAAATTCCATAACTACAGAACTGGATGTCTACATGAACAAAGTCAAATAACCTCTGGGAGTCAGACCCATGGAAAACAGCTGGAGAGGATggctgggaaaaaaatattttaatatgtcTACGTTTTACTGTTAATTCCTATTTTTGACACTATTTTATCTTTTGTGGCTACACTGAAAAGCAGATTTGTACCAAACCACAAtgacaaattttaaataaatattgtcACGGAATACAAAATCTCTTTCAGCAACTTTCAGAAAAAGACCCAATAACTGGCCAGCTCCTTCTATGTCAGCAGGTCTCATTCTTGTGGGGTTCCTGCAGACCCTGCTAAGCCAGCAAACTCAAGAGTCACCACCTTGCACAAAGGCAAGGTTCTCCTCCCTGTGCATGACAGGGTGCTCTAAACCCTCCAGGAACTTGGAGCAGAAACTGCTGCTTCATGTGGGAGTAGCAAACAAGAAGCAGCTCTGCTTCCCACTGAATAAATGTAGATGGGGAACCACTGCCAGGCCACACCACCACCTGTGTGCTTACCCTCCACAGGACACTGGTTTAATACAAGCCTAAGCAAAGCAATAGTTCTCCATCACTTCTGCTGAGGTTTGATCTGTACCTTTGTTTATACTCCACACACAGAATTCAAAGTACTTGTATTGCCTCTGTCTCTATCCTGTTTTTCCTAATTTTCCTATTCCTTATGCTCATCTGGGAGTCCAAGCAGTGTGGCTGACTTTCAAGAGTAAGTGCCTAAAACAACTACTCATGGCTCAGGCAGGGAAGGAATCATCTTCAATGGTCTTGGGACACTCCAGCTCCCAGGTGGAATTGTATTACTCCCCTCCCAGTGCTGCCTCTCTGCACCAGTTCTGATCTTGTACCTTCTTGGATGTTTCTGGGTGGAGAACTTGTCGGATGAGTAACTGGCCATCACTGCAGAGTGTGTAAGAGCTCCTTCCAAGTACTTTCAAATCACTGGATACCAGCTGACTAAACTGgaaaatgaagagaaattttTATTGTAGTGACTGATAATTTCATGCACCAGCCATTACTTCAGCACTTTTTAAAAAGGAGATAAAGTAATTCAACATTTTGTAAAAGTTTTTGAAAAAACATGATGGAGAACAGACATGGGCTCCTGATTAAAGAAGGTAAATAAACTGCATGCATTTGTGGAATAGCAAACAAGAACACCCAgaatatagtaaaaaaaaaaagactaattaGGAAGATACAGCAGAATTATGAGTTTATATGAAAAGTGATAATACTATACTGGTAATGTACAGAATCTGGACTAACTATAATTTAAGTTATTAAATATTTGAAAGAACTTTGAAGATAAATCACAACATTGATTTTGCAATACCCTTTCTTCACCTATAGCACCTCTGATTATAtccttaataatttttttttagttcaaaaacaaaaaacctactCATTAGGTTTTAATTATGTTTCAAAAGTCATATATTAAGAAAAGCCAAACAAATAGTGATCTAATACCTTCAAAAGTAAAATGATAATCAAGTCACGTCCAAGCTAAAAAAGGTCTTGGTATAGCTAAAATGTTATGAAtactagatttaaaaaaaattattcccagcTCTAGGGTGGCTAACCCCCAGCAGATTAATTCTCAAGAGGAAAGAGCTCCAGCTGTCTTATTCTACTTTATTTTCCATCCTTAGATAACAGTTTCCAGCCTTTTATTACTCCCTACCAGTGTTAAATTCCTAGCTCCTAATAAGTCAGCTAGCATATTATAGTACCTACATGTATCAGTAAGCAGTAGCTTGTTAACTAATTTTCAAGGGGACAAATGTAATTATTCTAAGCTTCCCTCTTGATGCTACTCCCTCCCAGGAAAGCATCACCTCACAAACAAGCAATAATTACAATCACAATGCAATAGCCACCCACTGCTCTCAGCAACAGACTATAACTCCAAAACAACCACCCCCAAAAGCAAATTAAAAGTTGACTTGAGACTTAGACAATATCTTTGTGCTGTCTTTTAACCTGTGTATGGGGAGAAAAGAGAGTTGGTTTGTTTTATCACAACACATGTGACACTACATCATTACAGTCTCTGCTCAGGAAAGGTGATGTCCTAATGACCTGATCCCACAGCTACACAGAACCCAAGTGTGAGCAAGAGTTGCAGCACCTGTAGCCCAAAGGTAAGGCTCCACAAGGGAAAACACGTGTATTGAACATGATTTAGAAGGAGCAGAGACATGATCATCCAAGCTTTATTTCAAAATAACTGCTCAAACCaatccaggggcttgggcagctgACCAGAGTTCCACTACCATTCTGAGTTCAGAGTTCTGTAGTAGTGGGTACTACACATCAAAACAGGGAActgaggggcagagctgggtAAGGGGGGCACTCAGCTCAGCACCTTGTGTTAAGTTGCTTCATTTGCAGATATATTTACAGATATAGACAGGAACATATCTATAAAGTGAAGTTACTTAATAGCAGAGAACATATTTGAAACTATAAGAAGGGTGAATATCCCCACAAAACAAAAACTTTTATAATGCAATTGTCCGCACACTACCAAACCACACAAAAAGAACAAATACACCACCAACAGATGGTGTATAACTAACTAAAACAACTAACTAAAAATCAACCATCCCAAACTTGCAGATTCCCAAAGCCTGTTTCCTCCCAATTGCTAGTACAGGTTGTGGTCCTACCACAAGCCGAAGTCTTGAAGAACCTGAGGCTTTAAAGCCAGTTATTGTTCAAAGATGATTTAAAGTCAGAAAATTGAGATCTGAGAGTGCTCAAAATACCTCAGATGATGTGTAAAcatcaaaaaaagaagaaaattccaGTGGACTCCAGAGGAACCACTTCAGAAAAGTAGTTCTGTGGACGGCCACAGTCACAGACCAACAACAAATATTCTCACCACAATAACACACATGAGAATTGCTTTCTTACTAAATGCAGCAACttattagggtttttttgtttaactAATGCACACAGTAAAGAGCAAATATTTGTAAAAAGGGGTTGGAAATGGTGATAGGAATCAGCCTCCAGAGGGGGTGCACAGggattcttgctgaaaggaaGCAGAGTCTTACTGATGAACAGCAATAAAACACTCCCCAAACCTTCAACTTTGTACCCTGTGTTACTGGAGATGCTCAAGAGCCAATACAGGCAGTGCAGTTAGGGAGCTATTTTGATCAGGTACAAGAAGAAATCTAACCCACACAATCTGAAGAAAGCAACAAATGtaagcagcctcctgctgtacaCATAAAATGTAAGAACTGTAGATCAAAAAGACGTCATCAAGTtagaaaacaaaaggagaaaa
This window contains:
- the ESRP2 gene encoding epithelial splicing regulatory protein 2 isoform X5, with amino-acid sequence MTASHSDSLVVLFGATAGAYGAKLGSDERELILLVWQVVDLQNKKVGTLHKSLVKADNLDLSDQCREVSGLTPEGLGKAEPLDRVLQQFSQLVSSDLKVLGRSSYTLCSDGQLLIRQVLHPETSKKNFLLSDCFYSFYDLRKEFHTCYPSSAAVKDQTIKTMAEYLGLGTDEAEEDFGVWQVKTMVAIIFSMLSEGCNHIFTEPETVKHKYETGPCSKSETVDSETVIRARGLPWQSSDQDIARFFKGLNIAKGGVALCLNSQGRRNGEALVRFVNSEQRDLALERHKHHMGSRYIEVYKATGEEFLKIAGGTSNEVAQFLSKENQVIIRMRGLPFTATQEDVLGFLGPECPVTGGKEGLLFVKYPDGRPTGDAFVLFSCEEYAQNALKKHKEILGKRYIELFRSTAAEVQQVLNRYMSTPLIPTLPTPIIPVIPPPYTIATGSVRDCVRLRGLPYTAGIDDILEFMGDATGDIKPHGVHMVLNQQGRPSGDAFIQMKSADKAFMVAQKCHKKMMKDRYVEVFQCSGEEMNFVLMGGTLNRSGLSPPPCLSPPAYAAFQTAAVIPAEAAALYQPQALLPSTRTPQASAAAPPTVTYYPAQAAQLYMNYTAYYPSPPVSPTTVGYIAAPPGAVAAAATATHTPILPQPGALVRMQGLPYNTGMKEILSFFQGYQYAPDDYNGLIQLSDQARSVLQAPKEWVCL